In Epinephelus lanceolatus isolate andai-2023 chromosome 13, ASM4190304v1, whole genome shotgun sequence, the following are encoded in one genomic region:
- the sh3bgrl2 gene encoding SH3 domain-binding glutamic acid-rich-like protein 2 encodes MVIKVYIASSSGSVAVKKHQQAVVGFLEANRISFQEVDITMLEEQRLWMYRNIPRDKQPEKGNPLPPQIFNEDRYCGDYEDFFQSKEDNTVFAFLGLSSQPSVKDSES; translated from the exons ATGGTCATCAAGGTTTACATCGCCTCCTCGAGCGGCTCCGTCGCG GTAAAAAAGCACCAGCAGGCAGTGGTGGGTTTCCTGGAGGCCAACCGAATCAGCTTCCAGGAAGTAGACATCACCATGCTGGAGGAGCAGAGGCTCTGGATGTACCGCAACATCCCCAGAGACAAGCAGCCGGAGAAAGGCAACCCACTGCCTCCGCAGATCTTCAACGAGGATCGCTACTGTGGG GACTATGAAGACTTCTTCCAGTCAAAGGAGGACAACACTGTGTTTGCATTCCTTGGGCTCAGCTCCCAACCCTCAGTGAAA GATTCTGAGTCATAG